In one window of Halopiger aswanensis DNA:
- a CDS encoding polysaccharide deacetylase family protein — MTHRNRRSFVSAVAATGTLGLAGCLSTVEGWRETNGSADGNSTQSASDGDAERSDGGNSVADEPSGLPGESIASFETLDDWMAMIDAGDLEAATDDPYAGSQSARLTADEGTEYAAVYRTYPDGLDLRDANLSLAVSFTGREQLHLELELLAPNARNVYAMERTLTGPTDRWVRVDFGTDRVETQPDLSDVREIRITARRRGDSSGPIDCRIDDLRAVDRPATGRVMLLFDGTLESHYETAFEHMDEYGFAGVEAVIPEAVGEGGRLTLDALHELNDAGWEMAARPRTGANFIHEFTPEQQEGMIRRTKAYLENRGFEDGAKHFVTPRNVLGTETVDLVREYHEQALRYGGGPNALPLTDPHNVGFFAGDAGEEARTYVDHAAEYGQLAVLHFEEIGDGGMSEDAFADLLAYVDERPVEVVTATDLLADRGRGGSGGDN; from the coding sequence ATGACGCACCGAAACCGACGATCGTTCGTGAGCGCGGTCGCGGCGACCGGAACGCTCGGACTCGCCGGCTGTCTCTCGACCGTCGAGGGCTGGCGGGAGACGAACGGATCGGCAGACGGGAACTCGACGCAGTCCGCGTCGGACGGAGACGCCGAGCGCAGCGACGGCGGCAACTCCGTCGCCGACGAACCGTCGGGGCTCCCCGGCGAGTCGATCGCGTCGTTCGAAACCCTCGACGACTGGATGGCGATGATCGACGCGGGCGACCTCGAGGCCGCGACGGACGACCCGTACGCGGGATCGCAGTCGGCGCGACTCACAGCCGACGAGGGGACGGAGTACGCCGCCGTCTACAGGACCTATCCCGACGGCCTGGACCTGCGCGACGCGAACCTCTCGCTGGCGGTGTCGTTCACCGGACGCGAGCAACTCCACCTCGAACTCGAGCTGCTCGCGCCGAACGCGCGCAACGTCTACGCGATGGAACGGACCCTCACCGGTCCGACCGATCGCTGGGTTCGCGTCGACTTCGGCACCGACCGGGTCGAGACCCAACCCGACCTCTCGGACGTGCGCGAAATCCGGATCACCGCCCGCCGTCGGGGCGATTCGTCGGGCCCGATCGACTGCCGGATCGACGACCTCCGCGCCGTCGATCGTCCGGCGACCGGCCGAGTGATGCTCCTGTTCGACGGCACGCTCGAGAGCCACTACGAGACCGCCTTCGAACACATGGACGAGTACGGCTTCGCCGGCGTCGAGGCGGTCATCCCCGAGGCTGTCGGCGAGGGCGGCCGACTCACGCTCGACGCGCTGCACGAACTGAACGACGCCGGCTGGGAGATGGCCGCCCGGCCGCGGACGGGCGCGAACTTCATCCACGAGTTCACGCCCGAGCAACAGGAGGGGATGATCCGGCGGACGAAGGCCTACCTCGAGAACCGCGGCTTCGAGGACGGCGCGAAGCACTTCGTCACGCCGCGGAACGTCCTCGGCACCGAGACCGTCGATCTGGTCCGCGAGTACCACGAGCAGGCCCTCCGGTACGGCGGCGGGCCGAACGCCCTGCCGCTGACCGACCCGCACAACGTGGGCTTCTTCGCCGGCGACGCCGGCGAGGAGGCGCGGACGTACGTCGATCACGCCGCCGAGTACGGCCAACTCGCCGTGTTGCACTTCGAGGAGATCGGCGACGGCGGGATGAGCGAAGACGCGTTCGCCGACCTGCTGGCGTACGTCGACGAGCGACCCGTCGAGGTCGTGACCGCGACGGACCTGCTGGCCGACCGCGGTCGCGGCGGAAGCGGAGGTGACAACTGA
- a CDS encoding sugar-transfer associated ATP-grasp domain-containing protein, which translates to MNVRQLYHTIRGVQDLAATERESTVSRSLRRRCWLWRRGFLSRSDAVYDLDESTYRDYVSDYQRYVRSKRINGTWSVALSNKLLFHRVMQPFDAHRMAVYGMLRDGTYHPIDDRVDGPAAGSAARHELADGGPALEAVSGTISGTESDRTEGRRERDAPHTTRNAAQRVVERLEAEERLVLKWVRGGGGNNVLLCTRTEDGYRVNGDQYAEVEFRSLVSNLDEYLVCEYVEQGPFGAALYPETPNTLRIITMYDEAAGEPFIAAAIHRIGTSDSAPLDNFTQGGLSAAIDPDSGTLSAGAQPPVDGEVEWHSRHPDTGVPIDGAQVPGWHRIRERLLEIAAGCSFVPYVGWDVIVTDEDGSFTVIEANSYPGLKSIQVHGPLLADDRVRRFYERHGVR; encoded by the coding sequence GTGAACGTCCGACAGCTCTACCACACGATCAGGGGCGTACAGGATCTGGCGGCGACCGAGCGCGAGTCGACCGTCTCGAGATCGCTTCGACGCCGGTGCTGGCTCTGGCGTCGCGGCTTCCTGAGCCGGTCGGACGCCGTCTACGACCTCGACGAGTCGACGTACCGGGACTACGTCAGCGACTATCAGCGGTACGTGCGCTCGAAGCGGATCAACGGGACGTGGTCGGTCGCGCTGTCGAACAAACTGCTCTTTCACCGGGTGATGCAGCCGTTCGACGCCCACCGCATGGCGGTCTACGGCATGCTTCGCGACGGAACGTACCACCCGATCGACGACCGAGTCGACGGACCGGCCGCCGGGAGCGCCGCGCGCCACGAACTGGCCGACGGCGGACCGGCCCTCGAGGCCGTTTCCGGGACCATTTCCGGAACTGAGTCCGACCGAACCGAGGGCCGGCGAGAGCGCGACGCACCGCACACGACGCGCAACGCCGCCCAGCGCGTCGTCGAACGGCTCGAGGCCGAGGAGCGACTGGTCCTCAAGTGGGTCCGCGGAGGCGGCGGGAACAACGTCCTGCTGTGTACGCGCACCGAAGACGGCTACCGGGTCAACGGCGATCAGTACGCCGAGGTGGAGTTCCGGTCGCTGGTCTCGAACCTCGACGAGTACCTCGTCTGCGAGTACGTCGAACAGGGACCGTTCGGGGCCGCGCTGTACCCTGAGACGCCCAACACCCTCCGTATTATCACCATGTACGACGAGGCGGCCGGCGAGCCGTTCATCGCCGCGGCGATCCACCGGATCGGGACGAGCGACTCCGCGCCGCTTGACAACTTCACGCAGGGCGGCCTCTCCGCGGCCATCGATCCCGACTCCGGGACCCTCAGCGCCGGCGCACAACCGCCGGTCGACGGCGAGGTCGAGTGGCACTCTCGCCATCCCGACACCGGAGTGCCGATCGACGGCGCCCAGGTTCCCGGCTGGCACCGAATCCGCGAGCGACTCCTCGAGATCGCGGCCGGCTGTTCGTTCGTCCCCTACGTCGGCTGGGACGTCATCGTCACCGACGAGGACGGCTCGTTCACCGTCATCGAGGCCAACAGCTACCCCGGCCTCAAATCGATTCAGGTCCACGGACCGTTGCTGGCCGACGACCGCGTTCGCCGGTTCTACGAACGCCACGGCGTCCGGTAG
- a CDS encoding alkaline phosphatase family protein: MTRTHRRDDAASTTSTGTDTSLETLLVGIDAGCLPVFERLFDAGKIPTIERLCTDGVAAPLESQIPPWTPSAWPSIYTGVNPGKHGVVGFVGYDGYDWHVTSNDDVREHPLWTLLDRHDRSSVVVNAPVTHPPDEFDGAVLPGFLGPEDPPCHPEGVLADVREAIGEYRVYPNYTRGDDSLSEAEKLAEYESLIRMRGEAFRYLADRFDPAFGFVQFQKTDTVFHEFGGENRYIEPVYEATDEQIGAILEACDPDRVFLVSDHGMGPYDGYEFRINEFLRDEGYLETTTGGKGMPSWTPMRRRLREGENCDTWEPGTAARAASIAARFGITASRIRAALERVGLADVAIEHAPGGVSRTANEQVDFAASKAYVRARTELGVRINLEGREPNGVVSPDEYEPLREELIRTLQAVETPDGEPFFETVAPREQYFHGDYHEETVDIVTIPADFEHMLTEQLGGEGYFETAEPWNHKLDGVFAAMGEGIDDEAPIDRAHIFDVAPTIMASMGLPYSDRMDGSVVPVVEDVEPTTYPAYDGDVDGHGDDRSSPGEDVTERLADLGYMN; this comes from the coding sequence ATGACACGGACGCACCGTCGAGATGACGCCGCATCGACTACGAGTACTGGAACCGATACGAGCCTGGAGACGCTGCTCGTGGGAATCGACGCTGGCTGTTTGCCGGTCTTCGAGCGGCTGTTCGACGCCGGCAAGATTCCGACGATCGAGCGGCTCTGTACCGACGGCGTCGCGGCGCCGCTCGAGTCCCAGATTCCGCCGTGGACGCCGAGCGCCTGGCCGTCGATCTACACCGGGGTCAACCCCGGCAAACACGGCGTCGTCGGGTTCGTCGGCTACGACGGCTACGACTGGCACGTGACGAGCAACGACGACGTCCGCGAACACCCGCTGTGGACGTTGCTCGACCGTCACGACCGCTCGAGCGTCGTCGTCAACGCGCCGGTCACGCACCCGCCCGACGAGTTCGACGGCGCGGTGCTCCCCGGTTTCCTCGGCCCCGAGGATCCGCCCTGTCACCCCGAGGGGGTCCTCGCGGACGTCCGGGAGGCGATCGGCGAGTACCGCGTCTATCCGAACTACACGCGCGGCGACGACTCGCTGTCGGAGGCGGAGAAGCTCGCGGAGTACGAGAGCCTGATCCGGATGCGCGGCGAGGCGTTTCGCTACCTCGCCGACCGGTTCGATCCGGCGTTCGGGTTCGTCCAGTTCCAGAAGACCGACACCGTCTTTCACGAGTTCGGTGGCGAAAACCGATACATCGAGCCCGTCTACGAGGCGACCGACGAACAGATCGGGGCGATCCTCGAGGCGTGCGATCCCGACCGCGTCTTCCTCGTCAGCGACCACGGAATGGGGCCGTACGACGGCTACGAGTTCCGGATCAACGAGTTCCTCCGCGACGAGGGGTACCTCGAGACGACGACGGGCGGCAAGGGGATGCCGTCGTGGACCCCGATGCGGCGGCGGCTCCGCGAGGGCGAGAACTGCGACACCTGGGAGCCCGGCACCGCGGCGCGCGCGGCGTCGATCGCCGCCCGGTTCGGCATCACCGCCAGTCGCATCCGGGCCGCCCTCGAGCGGGTCGGCCTCGCCGACGTCGCGATCGAACACGCGCCCGGCGGCGTCTCGCGAACGGCGAACGAACAGGTCGACTTCGCCGCGTCGAAGGCGTACGTCCGCGCGCGGACGGAACTCGGCGTCCGAATCAACCTCGAGGGGCGGGAACCGAACGGCGTCGTTTCGCCCGACGAGTACGAACCGCTCCGCGAAGAACTCATTCGGACGCTGCAGGCGGTCGAAACGCCCGACGGCGAGCCGTTCTTCGAGACGGTCGCGCCGCGCGAACAGTACTTCCACGGGGACTACCACGAGGAGACGGTCGACATCGTCACGATTCCCGCGGATTTCGAGCACATGCTCACCGAGCAACTCGGCGGCGAGGGGTACTTCGAGACGGCCGAACCCTGGAATCACAAGCTCGACGGCGTTTTCGCCGCGATGGGCGAGGGAATCGACGACGAGGCGCCGATCGATCGCGCCCACATCTTCGACGTCGCGCCGACGATCATGGCGTCGATGGGGCTTCCCTACAGCGACCGGATGGACGGCAGCGTCGTCCCCGTCGTCGAGGACGTCGAGCCGACGACCTACCCGGCGTACGACGGTGACGTGGACGGCCACGGGGACGACCGCTCGTCCCCGGGTGAGGACGTCACCGAACGGCTGGCCGATCTCGGGTACATGAACTGA
- a CDS encoding helix-turn-helix domain-containing protein, with protein sequence MGFIAEVRLVHDELPLVPTIQNHPDASLRHEYEAAGDGRRIQFVSAFGDAGARLVEAMRDDPTVSNPTRIAAFGQRTIYRLTVETDLEIIPYRCAEDDLFIFAVTSDGRGWTARIHLPDRDALAAIRRWYRDRGVSFRVTQLYDSAVSDDGTYFLTEEQREILLLAYESGYFDVPRGITQDDLAEQLDVTDSAVSQKLRRAIATLIAATVETDRTADTFV encoded by the coding sequence ATGGGATTTATCGCTGAAGTCCGTCTGGTCCACGACGAGCTACCGCTGGTACCGACGATACAGAACCACCCAGACGCGTCGCTGCGACACGAGTACGAAGCGGCGGGCGACGGGCGACGCATCCAATTCGTCTCCGCCTTCGGCGACGCAGGTGCCCGCCTCGTGGAGGCGATGCGCGACGATCCCACCGTTTCGAATCCGACGCGGATCGCCGCGTTCGGTCAGCGGACGATCTATCGACTCACCGTGGAGACCGACCTCGAGATCATCCCCTACCGGTGCGCCGAAGACGACCTGTTCATCTTTGCGGTGACGAGCGACGGGCGCGGGTGGACCGCTCGGATCCACCTGCCGGATCGCGACGCTCTGGCCGCGATCAGGCGGTGGTATCGCGACCGCGGCGTTTCGTTTCGCGTGACGCAGCTGTACGATTCCGCCGTCTCCGACGACGGCACCTACTTCCTGACCGAGGAGCAACGCGAGATCCTCCTGCTGGCGTACGAATCCGGGTATTTCGACGTGCCGCGGGGGATCACCCAGGACGACCTCGCCGAGCAACTGGACGTCACCGATTCGGCGGTCTCCCAGAAACTGCGGCGAGCGATCGCGACGTTGATCGCCGCCACGGTCGAGACCGATCGGACTGCAGACACGTTCGTCTAA
- a CDS encoding right-handed parallel beta-helix repeat-containing protein, with product MGIVSGASTTVAAFREEYDDVVDVVEAGADDTGETSITPVLEELRADNTAFVFPEGRYYMDSQFRFTGFENIGFFGENATLVPANYHDFDGPQFRLFRLGVSYNPGRRLRFEGFDVDQTAADTGIRTIEATVSRDLQVRDVTIRGEHDSGTWGPGMFAVSDSDGQGVVERFRAPDGGVHADQTPNAGNIWRGPIGIEANTNVGYLEFRDCELGGFPDNGLYAINDRGTVVVDGGRFANSNGANVRLGGAGSRIQNATVEVDRTRSYDKSQRGVRLENGDDLRVENVDISITSPQPTSHAISVINTCRQARIEDASIEVRGDRVNHGIVVSPEAGETIIAGGGIVHETAGGYPLWIRETDKQDRVLVERFDVSGAAGVTAAGLRDGIRCGRDNCRFSHVTVDQPGRDGADRNAVVLTGDDATFYECTLRASQYPYVDLGDGNHLRDSEAESYDGDLEAVRLYPDVDGADFRVNRIVNGIDDLGASDVLTWRNTYE from the coding sequence ATGGGGATCGTATCCGGGGCGAGTACGACCGTCGCGGCGTTTCGCGAGGAGTACGACGACGTCGTCGACGTCGTCGAGGCCGGCGCGGACGACACCGGCGAGACGTCGATCACGCCGGTCCTCGAGGAACTTCGAGCCGATAACACGGCGTTCGTCTTTCCGGAGGGGCGCTACTACATGGACTCGCAGTTCCGGTTTACGGGCTTCGAGAATATCGGCTTCTTCGGGGAAAACGCGACGCTCGTCCCCGCGAACTACCACGACTTCGACGGGCCGCAGTTTCGGCTGTTCCGCCTGGGCGTCTCCTACAATCCCGGTCGCCGGCTTCGATTCGAGGGGTTCGACGTCGATCAGACGGCTGCCGACACGGGGATCCGAACGATCGAGGCGACCGTCTCGCGGGATCTGCAGGTGCGCGACGTGACGATCCGCGGGGAACACGACAGCGGCACGTGGGGCCCCGGGATGTTCGCCGTCAGCGATTCGGACGGACAGGGAGTCGTGGAACGGTTCCGCGCGCCTGATGGCGGCGTTCACGCCGATCAGACGCCCAACGCGGGGAACATATGGCGCGGCCCGATCGGCATCGAGGCGAACACGAACGTCGGCTACCTCGAGTTCAGGGACTGCGAACTCGGCGGGTTCCCGGACAACGGTCTGTACGCGATCAACGACCGCGGAACGGTCGTCGTCGACGGCGGTCGGTTCGCGAACAGCAACGGCGCGAACGTCCGCCTCGGCGGCGCGGGGAGTCGGATCCAAAACGCGACGGTCGAGGTCGACCGGACTCGATCGTACGACAAGAGTCAACGCGGCGTCCGCCTCGAGAACGGCGACGACCTCCGCGTCGAAAACGTCGATATCTCGATCACGTCGCCGCAGCCGACTAGCCACGCGATTTCGGTGATCAACACCTGTCGGCAGGCGCGGATCGAGGACGCGTCGATCGAGGTGCGCGGCGACCGAGTGAACCACGGCATCGTCGTCTCCCCGGAAGCGGGCGAAACGATCATCGCCGGCGGCGGGATCGTCCACGAGACGGCCGGCGGCTACCCGCTTTGGATCCGGGAGACGGACAAACAGGATCGAGTGCTGGTCGAACGGTTCGACGTCTCCGGGGCGGCCGGGGTTACCGCAGCCGGGCTCCGCGACGGCATCCGGTGCGGCCGGGACAACTGCCGGTTCAGTCACGTGACCGTCGACCAGCCCGGTCGCGACGGCGCCGACCGGAACGCGGTCGTCCTCACGGGCGACGACGCCACCTTCTACGAGTGTACGCTCCGCGCGAGCCAGTACCCGTACGTCGACCTGGGGGACGGGAACCACCTCCGGGACTCGGAGGCCGAATCCTACGACGGCGACCTCGAGGCCGTTCGCCTCTACCCGGACGTCGACGGAGCGGATTTCCGGGTCAATCGCATCGTCAACGGCATCGACGACCTCGGCGCCAGCGACGTGCTGACGTGGCGTAACACCTACGAGTAG
- a CDS encoding flippase: MNRSIASGVFSVVSAKVVVLVVTAVSTPLLYRFLGASAYGDYAFLLSAFAIYMIFVSSGITDGVRKFLAEDRNAANWSEHVVGFYFRLAIVLAIVGAVLLVLAARSGLVAAAFGEELTRYFYALAALVLSAQFRDYARKTLMGFGLERYSEPLKVLDKVGFVAVAIPLVYLDFGVLGALAGHLFASVIVAAAGLALVDRRVPLSCVFTRPPERFPRKRMLTFNSMSIVLVFLLMSLYHIDIVMLQRFRTSAEVGNYRAALTIAEFLWFVPLALQTVFVHSTSELWSQNRMRKITDLASRTTRYTFLLTGVMAVGLAALADVAVPLYFGSEAEPAIKPLLLLLPGAIGFALARPILAISQGNGTLRYPVVATGVAAGINLVLNALLIPLYGMQGAAIATSVGYGSMFVFHCWSARRVGFDPLADARLGRTALTTVLAGGPIVALAAAISNPWVALAVVPPIGFAIFLAFALLVGALDPTDPFEVLSAFPDPVGSTASGLRARLESLEDESSRNWLQTLLFGIGLSLLVSGLTLGVLGVDVRAVLALLSL; encoded by the coding sequence ATGAACAGGAGTATCGCGAGCGGCGTCTTCTCGGTCGTCAGCGCGAAGGTCGTCGTCCTCGTCGTCACCGCCGTGTCGACGCCGCTCCTGTACCGGTTCCTGGGCGCATCGGCCTACGGCGACTACGCGTTCCTGCTGTCGGCGTTCGCCATCTACATGATCTTCGTCAGCTCCGGAATCACCGACGGCGTCCGGAAGTTCCTCGCCGAAGACCGCAACGCGGCCAACTGGAGCGAACACGTCGTCGGCTTCTACTTTCGACTGGCGATCGTCCTCGCGATCGTCGGCGCCGTCCTCCTGGTGCTCGCGGCCCGGTCCGGGCTCGTCGCCGCCGCGTTCGGCGAGGAACTGACGCGGTACTTCTACGCCCTCGCGGCACTCGTGCTCTCCGCGCAGTTCCGGGACTACGCCCGGAAGACGCTGATGGGATTCGGCCTCGAGCGGTACTCGGAGCCGCTGAAGGTCCTCGACAAGGTCGGCTTCGTCGCGGTCGCGATCCCGCTCGTCTACCTCGACTTCGGGGTGCTGGGGGCCCTCGCGGGCCACCTGTTCGCGAGCGTGATCGTCGCCGCCGCCGGCCTCGCGCTCGTGGACCGTCGCGTTCCGCTGTCGTGCGTGTTCACGCGGCCGCCCGAGCGGTTTCCACGCAAGCGGATGCTCACGTTCAACTCGATGAGCATCGTCCTCGTGTTCCTCCTGATGTCGCTGTACCACATCGATATCGTGATGTTGCAGCGGTTCCGGACGAGCGCAGAGGTCGGGAACTACCGGGCGGCCCTGACGATCGCCGAGTTCCTCTGGTTCGTCCCGCTGGCGCTCCAGACCGTGTTCGTCCACTCGACCTCGGAGCTGTGGTCGCAGAATCGGATGCGAAAAATCACGGATTTGGCCTCCCGGACGACCCGGTACACGTTCCTCCTGACCGGCGTCATGGCGGTCGGCCTCGCGGCGCTGGCGGACGTCGCCGTCCCGCTGTACTTCGGCTCGGAGGCCGAGCCGGCGATCAAACCGCTGTTGCTGTTGCTCCCGGGTGCGATCGGGTTCGCGCTCGCCAGGCCGATCCTCGCCATCTCGCAGGGGAACGGCACGCTCCGGTATCCGGTCGTCGCCACCGGCGTCGCGGCGGGGATCAACCTCGTCCTCAACGCCCTGTTGATCCCGCTCTACGGCATGCAGGGCGCGGCGATCGCGACCAGCGTCGGCTACGGGTCGATGTTCGTCTTCCACTGCTGGAGCGCCCGTCGGGTCGGGTTCGATCCGCTGGCCGACGCGCGTCTGGGCCGCACGGCGCTGACGACCGTTCTCGCCGGCGGCCCCATCGTCGCACTCGCCGCGGCGATCTCGAACCCGTGGGTCGCGCTGGCCGTCGTCCCGCCGATCGGCTTCGCGATCTTCCTCGCGTTCGCGCTGCTCGTCGGCGCGCTGGATCCGACCGATCCGTTCGAGGTGCTGTCGGCGTTCCCCGACCCGGTCGGATCGACGGCGAGCGGCCTGCGGGCCCGACTCGAGTCGCTCGAGGACGAGTCCTCGCGCAACTGGCTCCAGACGCTGTTGTTCGGGATCGGACTCTCCCTGCTGGTATCGGGGCTCACCCTCGGCGTGCTGGGCGTCGACGTTCGAGCCGTGCTCGCGTTGCTCTCCCTGTAG
- a CDS encoding glycosyltransferase family 2 protein: MYRGKSVAVVLPAYNEEGFVGDVIREMPGYVDRIYAIDDRSTDGTWEEILEAARADANAERPASRSREGEVADRLAVDGGTSALAARAAVRDPIGRVVPIQHRENRGAGGAIKTGYLAALADGTDATVTVDADGQMDLSQMPRLLDPIVEGEADYAKGNRLCFREYRSAMPRFRFVGNAILTFLTKIASGYWKTMDPQNGYTAISGEALEAIDVENLYEYYGYCNDLLVKLNVHGMRVADVTMPAVYGEEESSIAYSEYIPKVSTMLLRNFLWRLKTKHLVLDFHPLALFYLVGAGLAATSVFAVGLTLFAAVAPIETAVQGSSILLLFLGGLAFLLFAMVFDMGESEHLEMQVQ, translated from the coding sequence ATGTACCGTGGCAAGAGCGTCGCCGTCGTGCTCCCCGCGTACAACGAGGAGGGGTTCGTCGGCGACGTGATCCGGGAGATGCCCGGCTACGTCGATCGGATCTACGCGATCGACGATCGCTCGACCGACGGCACCTGGGAGGAGATCCTCGAGGCCGCTCGAGCGGACGCGAACGCCGAGCGCCCCGCAAGCCGTAGTCGCGAGGGCGAGGTCGCCGATCGACTCGCGGTTGACGGCGGAACGTCCGCGCTCGCCGCTCGAGCGGCGGTCCGCGATCCGATCGGACGGGTGGTCCCGATTCAACACCGAGAAAATCGCGGCGCCGGCGGCGCGATCAAGACCGGCTACCTGGCCGCGCTCGCAGACGGCACGGACGCGACGGTCACCGTCGACGCGGACGGGCAGATGGACCTGTCGCAGATGCCGCGCCTGCTCGATCCGATCGTCGAGGGCGAGGCCGACTACGCGAAGGGCAATCGCCTCTGCTTCCGGGAGTACCGGTCGGCGATGCCGCGATTCCGGTTCGTCGGCAACGCGATCCTGACGTTCCTGACGAAGATCGCCTCGGGCTACTGGAAGACGATGGACCCGCAAAACGGGTACACGGCCATTTCCGGCGAGGCGCTCGAGGCGATCGACGTCGAAAACCTCTACGAGTACTACGGCTACTGTAACGATCTGCTGGTGAAGCTGAACGTCCACGGGATGCGCGTGGCCGACGTGACGATGCCGGCCGTCTACGGCGAGGAGGAGTCGAGCATCGCGTATTCGGAGTACATCCCGAAGGTGTCGACGATGCTGTTGCGCAACTTCCTGTGGCGGCTGAAGACGAAACACCTCGTGCTCGACTTCCACCCGCTCGCGCTGTTTTACCTCGTCGGCGCGGGGCTGGCCGCGACGAGCGTTTTCGCCGTCGGGCTGACGCTGTTCGCGGCGGTCGCGCCGATCGAGACGGCCGTGCAGGGCTCGAGCATCCTGCTGCTGTTCCTCGGCGGCCTCGCTTTCCTCCTGTTCGCGATGGTGTTCGACATGGGCGAGAGCGAACACCTCGAGATGCAGGTACAGTAG
- a CDS encoding glycosyltransferase family 2 protein: MTRVSVVIPTYNRADTLPRAIESALAQTIDDLEVIVVDDGSTDDTESVLSDYEREDSRVRPVVHETNRGANAARNTGIEWAHGEYVAFLDSDDEWHPEKLERQLDALEERSDEWVGVYCDATFELSGTSGSLRTAVASVLARADDEPTREGGEELIGEILADNVQPGAGSTLLVETAVADEAGGFDETLDRFQDPEFCLRVLEHGKLAYVDEELVRREPTGHPPASVIETASERYLSSYEEQVDRFEAAGYEIRATHRLILGKRYLAEGRLLRAAWHLRGASVSARHVPGLCWTAATGVRRRPVPIAATLAVLVGASVLVGTALSSRLRSAAPE, translated from the coding sequence ATGACCCGCGTCAGCGTCGTGATTCCGACGTACAACAGGGCGGACACGCTTCCGCGCGCCATCGAGAGCGCGCTCGCACAGACGATCGACGACCTCGAGGTGATCGTCGTCGACGACGGTTCGACCGACGACACCGAGTCGGTGCTTTCCGACTACGAGCGCGAGGATTCGCGGGTTCGGCCGGTCGTCCACGAGACCAACCGCGGGGCGAACGCCGCCCGGAATACGGGGATCGAGTGGGCTCACGGGGAGTACGTCGCGTTCCTCGACTCCGACGACGAGTGGCACCCCGAGAAACTCGAGCGCCAACTCGACGCCCTCGAGGAGCGCTCGGACGAGTGGGTCGGCGTCTACTGCGACGCGACGTTCGAGCTCTCGGGAACGAGCGGATCGCTTCGAACCGCCGTCGCGTCCGTCCTCGCTCGCGCCGACGACGAACCCACCAGAGAGGGCGGCGAGGAACTGATCGGCGAAATCCTCGCGGACAACGTCCAGCCGGGCGCCGGTTCCACGCTGCTCGTCGAAACGGCCGTCGCCGACGAGGCGGGCGGATTCGACGAGACGCTCGATCGGTTCCAGGACCCCGAGTTCTGCCTGCGCGTGCTCGAGCACGGGAAACTCGCCTACGTCGACGAGGAACTGGTCCGCCGCGAGCCGACCGGCCACCCGCCGGCGAGCGTCATCGAGACCGCGAGCGAACGGTACCTCTCGAGCTACGAGGAGCAGGTCGACCGCTTCGAGGCGGCGGGCTACGAGATCCGAGCGACCCACCGACTCATCCTCGGAAAGCGGTACCTCGCCGAGGGACGGCTCCTGCGAGCCGCGTGGCACCTTCGCGGAGCGTCGGTGTCCGCCCGACACGTCCCCGGGCTCTGCTGGACCGCCGCTACCGGCGTTCGACGACGACCGGTCCCGATCGCCGCGACGCTCGCCGTCCTCGTCGGCGCCAGCGTGCTGGTCGGAACCGCGCTCTCGAGTCGGCTCCGCTCGGCCGCGCCCGAGTAG